In Nocardia asteroides, a single genomic region encodes these proteins:
- a CDS encoding DUF4185 domain-containing protein → MLSALTGLSALLLTTATPAAANPNAINPIPVLNGSTGLPNLNGRARAVFQVTGMASPNNTQSYNVLGTDLGIMWDNGSGEMLTAFGDTAGLGFPNLLAGSVWAWRSNILLRSDTRDPANGIYFDSAVRDVFGQARDLIPSPKVPFLEISRIPTAGISVGGVQFMSLMSIKTWDAAGQWTTNFSGLAASADNGETWAELPATKRPNEGGNANFQMNAFVGRGEWVYEYGTRAGRNNAAYVARVKGADIGNPAEYEYWDGGDWKKDDVNAAAPIMGGVGELSVLYNEYLGQYVSLTTDPFNSVVLRRSPAPEGPWSAPEVIIDTRELPSAYAPSIFPYQTGRDLYFMTTVHSQYNVVLMRTTL, encoded by the coding sequence ATGCTGTCCGCCCTCACCGGACTCTCCGCCCTGCTCCTCACCACCGCGACGCCCGCGGCCGCCAATCCGAACGCCATCAACCCGATCCCGGTGCTGAACGGCAGCACCGGGCTGCCGAACCTGAACGGCCGCGCGCGGGCCGTCTTCCAGGTGACCGGCATGGCGAGCCCGAACAACACCCAGAGCTACAACGTGCTCGGCACCGACCTCGGCATCATGTGGGACAACGGCAGCGGCGAGATGCTCACCGCCTTCGGCGACACCGCGGGGCTCGGCTTCCCCAACCTGCTCGCGGGCAGCGTGTGGGCCTGGCGCAGCAATATCCTGCTGCGCAGCGATACCAGGGATCCCGCGAACGGCATCTACTTCGACAGCGCCGTGCGTGACGTTTTCGGCCAGGCCAGGGATCTGATCCCCAGCCCCAAGGTGCCCTTCCTGGAGATCAGCCGGATCCCCACCGCGGGCATCTCGGTCGGCGGGGTGCAGTTCATGAGCCTCATGTCGATCAAGACCTGGGACGCGGCCGGCCAGTGGACCACCAACTTCTCCGGGCTCGCCGCCTCCGCGGACAACGGCGAGACCTGGGCCGAGCTGCCCGCCACCAAGCGCCCCAACGAGGGCGGCAACGCCAACTTCCAGATGAACGCCTTCGTCGGCCGTGGCGAGTGGGTCTACGAGTACGGCACCCGCGCCGGCCGGAACAACGCCGCCTACGTGGCCAGGGTGAAGGGCGCCGACATCGGCAACCCGGCCGAGTACGAGTACTGGGACGGCGGCGACTGGAAGAAGGACGACGTGAACGCGGCCGCGCCGATCATGGGCGGCGTCGGCGAGCTCTCGGTGCTCTACAACGAGTACCTCGGCCAGTACGTCTCGCTCACCACCGACCCGTTCAACTCGGTGGTGCTGCGCCGCTCGCCCGCGCCGGAGGGGCCGTGGAGCGCGCCGGAGGTCATCATCGACACCCGTGAGCTGCCGTCGGCGTACGCGCCGTCGATCTTCCCCTACCAGACCGGGCGCGACCTGTACTTCATGACGACGGTGCACAGCCAGTACAACGTGGTGCTCATGCGCACCACGCTCTGA
- a CDS encoding class I SAM-dependent methyltransferase: protein MDAAAWDERYASTELVWGAPPNSTVVEHIHGLERTATPPPEPDGTVPEGPRALDLACGEGRNALWLATHGWQVRAVDWSQVAVDKGRTVATRLSRSVRTRITWECADLTDPAALAGRYELVLMVFLHLPPDERRALVRRAAELLTPGGTLLVLGHDTTNISDGYGGPQDPSILFTPDDIRADLGPLSERIRIAVAERVLRATEDRDAIDALVVAQRREG from the coding sequence ATGGATGCCGCCGCATGGGACGAGCGCTACGCCAGCACCGAGCTCGTCTGGGGCGCCCCGCCGAACAGCACCGTAGTCGAGCACATCCACGGCCTCGAGCGCACCGCGACCCCGCCACCCGAGCCGGACGGCACCGTGCCGGAGGGGCCGCGCGCGCTCGACCTGGCCTGCGGCGAGGGGCGCAACGCGCTCTGGCTGGCCACGCACGGCTGGCAGGTGCGCGCGGTGGACTGGTCGCAGGTGGCGGTGGACAAGGGGCGGACCGTCGCCACCCGGCTCTCCCGCTCGGTGCGCACCAGGATCACCTGGGAGTGCGCCGATCTCACCGACCCGGCCGCGCTCGCCGGGCGCTACGAGCTGGTGCTCATGGTCTTCCTGCACCTGCCGCCGGACGAGCGCAGGGCGCTGGTGCGCCGGGCCGCCGAGCTGCTGACGCCCGGCGGGACGCTGCTCGTGCTCGGCCACGACACCACGAACATCAGCGACGGGTACGGGGGGCCGCAGGATCCCTCGATCCTCTTCACCCCCGACGACATCCGCGCCGACCTGGGCCCGCTGTCCGAGCGGATCCGGATCGCGGTGGCGGAACGGGTGCTCCGGGCCACGGAGGATCGGGACGCCATCGATGCGCTCGTGGTCGCTCAGCGCCGCGAGGGCTGA
- a CDS encoding alpha/beta family hydrolase, producing the protein MRIDTSAGQAEVEIDAADEPSLLVLLTHGSGGGIDARDLLTVRDLAFRCGAAVARVLQPYRVAGARAPGSAAKQDTAWLEVVAALRERYGPVPLVQGGRSNGARVACRTATAVGARGVLALSFPLHPPGKPERSRREELLAASGAEVVVINGGSDPFGIPDAGDVAELHVIEGQPHSFRRGFDEIEAVVEPWLRRWAGQPSRR; encoded by the coding sequence GTGCGCATCGACACCAGTGCGGGGCAGGCCGAGGTCGAGATCGATGCCGCCGACGAGCCGTCGCTGCTGGTGCTGCTGACCCACGGGTCGGGCGGCGGGATCGACGCCAGGGATCTGCTCACCGTTCGTGACCTGGCATTTCGCTGCGGGGCGGCGGTGGCGCGGGTGTTGCAGCCGTACCGGGTGGCCGGGGCGCGGGCGCCGGGGTCGGCGGCGAAGCAGGACACGGCGTGGCTCGAGGTCGTCGCCGCGCTGCGCGAGCGCTACGGGCCGGTGCCGCTGGTGCAGGGCGGGCGCAGCAACGGCGCGCGGGTCGCCTGCCGGACCGCCACCGCGGTGGGGGCGCGTGGCGTGCTCGCGCTTTCCTTTCCGCTGCACCCGCCGGGGAAGCCGGAGCGGTCGCGGCGCGAGGAGCTGCTTGCCGCGTCCGGCGCCGAGGTGGTGGTGATCAACGGCGGTAGTGATCCGTTCGGGATTCCGGATGCCGGTGACGTCGCGGAGCTGCACGTGATCGAGGGCCAGCCGCACTCGTTCCGGCGCGGCTTCGACGAGATCGAAGCAGTCGTCGAACCGTGGCTGCGCCGCTGGGCGGGTCAGCCCTCGCGGCGCTGA
- a CDS encoding acyl-CoA dehydrogenase: protein MGHYKSNIRDLEFNLFEVLGLESLLETGAWGDLDADTVREMLKEVRRLAEGPLGESFAETDRTPPTFDPETHTVHLPEPFKKSYRAMQDGGWDRLGVPEELGGLPMPRAAYWAFAELILGAQPAAFMYAAGSGFSQIFHDNGTDEQKQWAKIIAEQGWGATMVLTEPDAGSDVGAGRTKAVQQEDGSWHIEGVKRFITNGDSDDLFPNIMHLVLARPEGAGPGTKGLSLFFVPKFHFDPQTGERGERNGVFVTGLEHKMGLKASSTCEVTFGGHGVPAKGWLVGEVHNGIAQMFNVIEHARMMVGTKAIATLSTGYLNALDYAKQRVQGADLTKMADKAAPRVTITHHPDVRRSLMTQKAYAEGLRAVYLYTAAHQDVALAERVSGADADLAARVNDLLLPIVKGVGSERAYQYLTESLQTLGGSGFLQDYPIEQYIRDAKIDSLYEGTTAIQAQDFFFRKIARDRGVALGHVAGQVQKFIDSEAGNGRLKGERKLLATALEDVQAMAATLTGHLMAAQEDSAELYKVGLGSVRFLLAVGDLLIGWQLLRHAELAIAALDSGAGKDEAFYTGKVAVAQFFARNVLPELTATRAVLATLDNEIMELDEAAF, encoded by the coding sequence ATGGGTCACTACAAGAGCAACATCCGCGACCTGGAGTTCAACCTCTTCGAGGTGCTGGGCCTGGAATCACTGCTGGAGACCGGCGCGTGGGGCGATCTCGACGCCGACACCGTGCGCGAGATGCTCAAGGAGGTGCGCAGGCTGGCCGAGGGCCCGCTGGGCGAGTCCTTCGCCGAGACCGACCGCACCCCACCGACCTTCGACCCCGAAACCCACACGGTGCACCTGCCCGAGCCCTTCAAGAAGAGCTACCGGGCCATGCAGGACGGTGGCTGGGACCGGCTCGGCGTACCGGAGGAGCTCGGCGGCCTGCCGATGCCGCGCGCCGCGTACTGGGCCTTCGCCGAGCTGATCCTCGGCGCGCAGCCCGCCGCCTTCATGTACGCCGCGGGCTCCGGCTTCTCGCAGATCTTCCACGACAACGGCACCGACGAGCAGAAGCAGTGGGCCAAGATCATCGCCGAGCAGGGCTGGGGCGCCACCATGGTGCTCACCGAGCCCGATGCCGGCTCCGACGTGGGCGCGGGCCGCACCAAGGCGGTCCAGCAGGAGGACGGCTCCTGGCACATCGAGGGCGTGAAGCGCTTCATCACCAACGGCGACTCCGACGACCTCTTCCCGAACATCATGCACCTGGTGCTCGCCCGTCCCGAGGGCGCCGGCCCCGGCACCAAGGGGCTCTCGCTCTTCTTCGTTCCCAAGTTCCACTTCGACCCGCAGACCGGTGAGCGCGGCGAGCGCAACGGCGTCTTCGTGACCGGGCTGGAGCACAAGATGGGGCTCAAGGCCTCCTCCACCTGCGAGGTGACCTTCGGCGGGCACGGCGTCCCGGCCAAGGGCTGGCTGGTCGGCGAGGTGCACAACGGCATCGCGCAGATGTTCAACGTCATCGAGCACGCGCGCATGATGGTCGGCACCAAGGCCATCGCCACGCTCTCCACCGGCTACCTGAACGCGCTCGACTACGCCAAGCAGCGGGTGCAGGGCGCCGACCTGACCAAGATGGCGGACAAGGCCGCGCCGCGCGTGACCATCACCCACCACCCGGACGTGCGCCGCAGCCTGATGACGCAGAAGGCGTACGCCGAGGGGCTGCGCGCCGTCTACCTCTACACCGCCGCGCACCAGGACGTCGCGCTCGCCGAGCGGGTCTCCGGCGCGGACGCCGACCTCGCGGCCCGGGTCAACGACCTGCTGCTGCCGATCGTCAAGGGCGTCGGCTCGGAGCGGGCCTACCAGTACCTGACCGAATCGCTGCAGACCCTGGGCGGCTCCGGCTTCCTGCAGGACTATCCGATCGAGCAGTACATCCGGGACGCCAAGATCGACTCGCTCTACGAGGGAACCACCGCCATCCAGGCGCAGGACTTCTTCTTCCGCAAGATCGCCCGTGACCGCGGCGTCGCGCTCGGCCACGTGGCCGGGCAGGTGCAGAAGTTCATCGACTCGGAGGCGGGCAACGGCCGGCTCAAGGGTGAGCGCAAGCTGCTCGCCACCGCGCTGGAGGACGTGCAGGCCATGGCCGCCACCCTCACCGGGCACCTGATGGCCGCCCAGGAGGACTCGGCCGAGCTGTACAAGGTCGGGCTCGGCTCGGTGCGCTTCCTGCTCGCCGTCGGCGACCTGCTGATCGGCTGGCAGCTGCTGCGCCACGCCGAGCTGGCGATCGCCGCGCTGGACAGCGGGGCGGGCAAGGACGAGGCGTTCTACACCGGCAAGGTCGCCGTCGCGCAGTTCTTCGCGCGCAACGTGCTGCCGGAGCTGACCGCCACCCGCGCCGTCCTGGCCACCCTGGACAACGAGATCATGGAGCTCGACGAAGCGGCCTTCTGA
- a CDS encoding DUF4185 domain-containing protein yields the protein MKRSLSALVTAGALALTLSVTGGAPAGADPNNVNPIPGMNGQPRGLPRLPGPTEAVFQVTGMDSPNRTERYNMLGTDLGVMWDGNGTLFTAFGDSAGLGFPNLLAGSMWAWTSNALFRSGNHDPANGLRFDSFVPNPLPSPKIPGIEISLIPTAGVAVGGDQYLSMMSVRAWGDHGKWDTNFSTLAVSHDHGQTWEQLTTTRRANVDGHERFQQNAFLKRDGFVYRYGTPGGRNNPGFVSRVREPEIANIDAYEYWDGKEWKLNDPLASAPIVGGVAELSVNWSGYLGKYVMTTTDPTNSVVARTADAPEGPWSEPRVLVDTRDLPSAYAPMIWPYQTGDDLYYLLTVHNQYNVLLMRTPLDALR from the coding sequence ATGAAACGCTCGCTGTCAGCCCTGGTCACCGCCGGTGCGCTGGCCTTGACGCTCTCCGTCACCGGCGGCGCGCCGGCCGGCGCCGACCCGAACAACGTCAACCCCATTCCCGGCATGAACGGCCAGCCGCGCGGCCTGCCCCGGCTGCCTGGCCCGACCGAGGCCGTCTTCCAGGTCACCGGCATGGACAGCCCGAACCGCACCGAGCGGTACAACATGCTCGGCACCGACCTCGGCGTCATGTGGGACGGCAACGGCACGCTCTTCACCGCCTTCGGCGACAGCGCCGGGCTCGGCTTCCCGAACCTGCTCGCGGGCAGCATGTGGGCCTGGACGAGCAACGCGCTGTTCCGCAGCGGCAACCACGACCCGGCGAACGGCCTGCGCTTCGACAGCTTCGTGCCGAACCCGCTGCCGAGCCCCAAGATCCCCGGCATCGAGATCAGCCTGATCCCGACCGCGGGCGTCGCGGTCGGCGGCGACCAGTACCTGAGCATGATGTCGGTGCGGGCCTGGGGTGATCACGGCAAGTGGGACACCAACTTCTCCACCCTCGCCGTCTCGCACGACCACGGCCAGACCTGGGAGCAGCTCACCACCACCCGCCGCGCGAACGTCGACGGCCACGAGCGCTTCCAGCAGAACGCCTTCCTGAAGCGGGACGGCTTCGTCTACCGCTACGGCACCCCCGGCGGGCGGAACAACCCCGGCTTCGTCTCCCGGGTGCGCGAACCGGAGATCGCGAATATCGACGCGTACGAGTACTGGGACGGCAAGGAGTGGAAGCTCAATGATCCCCTCGCCTCCGCGCCGATCGTCGGCGGCGTCGCCGAGCTCTCGGTCAACTGGAGCGGCTACCTCGGTAAGTACGTCATGACCACCACCGACCCCACCAACTCGGTGGTCGCGCGCACCGCCGACGCGCCGGAGGGGCCGTGGAGCGAGCCGCGCGTGCTCGTCGACACCCGCGACCTGCCCAGCGCCTACGCCCCGATGATCTGGCCGTACCAGACCGGCGACGACCTGTACTACCTGCTCACCGTGCACAACCAGTACAACGTGCTGCTCATGCGCACGCCGCTGGACGCCCTGCGCTGA